From a region of the Kaistia sp. 32K genome:
- the rpmC gene encoding 50S ribosomal protein L29 gives MKAKDVRLQTADQLDTELANLKKEQFNLRFQRATGQLENTARVRQVRRDIARIKTIAAQKSAADKR, from the coding sequence ATGAAGGCGAAAGACGTTCGGCTGCAGACCGCCGACCAGCTCGACACCGAGCTTGCAAACCTGAAGAAAGAGCAGTTTAACCTGCGCTTTCAGCGGGCGACGGGCCAGCTCGAAAACACGGCGCGTGTCCGGCAGGTTCGCCGCGACATCGCCAGGATCAAGACCATCGCTGCGCAGAAGAGCGCGGCGGACAAGCGCTGA
- the rpsC gene encoding 30S ribosomal protein S3 gives MGQKVNPIGLRLGINRTWDSRWFANKGEYGKLLHEDMRIREKLLVELKQAAVSKIVIERPHRKCRVTIYSARPGIVIGKKGADIEKLRKIVGKLTDSEVHLNIVEVRKPEIDSNLVAASIAQQLERRVAFRRAMKRAVQSAMRLGALGIRINAGGRLGGAEIARLEWYREGRVPLHTLRADIDYGTATAHTAYGTCGIKVWIFKGEILEHDPMASERRQTEGNEQGSNTRRRDSAA, from the coding sequence ATGGGCCAGAAAGTCAATCCGATCGGCCTCCGCCTCGGCATCAACCGGACGTGGGACAGCCGCTGGTTCGCCAACAAGGGCGAATACGGCAAGCTGCTTCATGAAGACATGCGGATCCGCGAGAAGCTCCTGGTCGAGCTGAAGCAGGCCGCGGTCTCCAAGATCGTGATCGAGCGCCCGCACCGCAAGTGCCGCGTCACGATCTACTCGGCTCGTCCGGGCATCGTCATCGGCAAGAAGGGCGCCGATATCGAGAAGCTCCGCAAGATCGTCGGCAAGCTGACGGATAGCGAAGTTCACCTCAATATCGTCGAAGTTCGCAAGCCGGAGATCGACTCGAACCTGGTCGCCGCCTCCATCGCCCAGCAGCTGGAGCGCCGCGTTGCGTTCCGCCGCGCGATGAAGCGCGCCGTCCAGTCGGCGATGCGCCTCGGCGCCCTCGGCATCCGCATCAACGCGGGTGGCCGTCTGGGCGGCGCGGAAATCGCCCGTCTCGAGTGGTACCGCGAGGGTCGGGTTCCGCTGCACACGCTGCGCGCCGACATCGACTACGGCACCGCGACCGCGCACACCGCCTATGGCACGTGCGGCATCAAGGTGTGGATCTTCAAGGGTGAGATCCTCGAGCACGATCCGATGGCTTCCGAGCGTCGCCAGACCGAGGGTAACGAGCAGGGCTCGAACACTCGTCGTCGCGACTCCGCGGCCTGA
- the rplV gene encoding 50S ribosomal protein L22, whose amino-acid sequence MGKPKRERALKDNEARAVTRMIRVSPRKLNLVAQLIRGKKASTALADLTFSEKRIARDVKKTLESAIANAENNHDLDVDSLVVAEAFVGKALVMKRWTPRARGRVGRIEKPFSHLTIVVRETEEAA is encoded by the coding sequence ATGGGCAAGCCGAAGCGCGAACGCGCGCTGAAAGACAACGAGGCCCGCGCCGTCACGCGCATGATCCGTGTCTCTCCGCGCAAGCTCAACCTTGTCGCCCAGCTGATCCGCGGCAAGAAGGCCAGCACGGCGCTCGCCGATCTGACCTTCTCCGAGAAGCGGATTGCGCGTGACGTAAAGAAGACGCTGGAATCTGCGATCGCAAACGCCGAGAACAATCACGATCTCGACGTTGATTCGCTGGTGGTCGCCGAAGCGTTTGTCGGCAAGGCCCTGGTGATGAAGCGCTGGACGCCGCGTGCTCGCGGTCGTGTCGGCCGGATCGAGAAGCCGTTTTCGCACCTCACGATCGTGGTGCGTGAAACCGAGGAGGCTGCATAA
- the rplP gene encoding 50S ribosomal protein L16, with product MLQPKRTKFRKQFKGRIHGVAKGGTDLNFGGFGLKALEPERVTARQIEAARRAITRAMKRAGRVWIRIFPDVPVTSKPTEVRMGKGKGAPEYWASRVKPGRIMFEIDGVDEETAREALRLGAAKLPIKTRFVQRIAD from the coding sequence ATGCTGCAACCGAAGCGCACCAAGTTCCGCAAGCAGTTCAAGGGCCGTATCCATGGCGTCGCCAAGGGTGGTACGGATCTGAACTTTGGCGGATTCGGCCTGAAGGCGCTCGAGCCGGAGCGCGTCACCGCGCGCCAGATCGAGGCTGCCCGTCGCGCCATCACTCGTGCTATGAAGCGCGCCGGTCGTGTCTGGATCCGGATTTTCCCGGACGTTCCGGTCACGTCGAAGCCGACCGAAGTCCGCATGGGTAAGGGTAAGGGCGCCCCGGAATACTGGGCGTCCCGCGTCAAGCCTGGCCGGATCATGTTTGAGATCGACGGTGTCGACGAGGAGACCGCCCGCGAGGCGCTCCGTCTCGGCGCGGCGAAGCTCCCGATCAAGACGCGCTTCGTACAGCGCATCGCCGATTGA
- the rpsQ gene encoding 30S ribosomal protein S17, with protein sequence MPKRVLQGSVVSDKTDKTVVVLVERRFTHPVLKKTVRRTKKYHAHDEGNVHKIGDIVSIEETAPISKNKRWVVIASEQSGGK encoded by the coding sequence ATGCCGAAACGCGTTCTGCAGGGCAGCGTCGTCAGCGACAAGACCGATAAGACGGTCGTCGTTCTCGTCGAGCGTCGCTTCACGCATCCGGTTCTGAAGAAGACCGTGCGGCGGACCAAGAAGTACCATGCCCACGACGAGGGCAATGTCCACAAGATTGGCGATATCGTCTCGATCGAAGAGACTGCGCCGATCTCGAAGAACAAGCGCTGGGTCGTTATCGCTTCCGAGCAGTCGGGCGGTAAGTAA
- the rplN gene encoding 50S ribosomal protein L14, with the protein MIQMQTNLDVADNSGARRVMCIKVLGGSKRKYASVGDIIVVSIKEAIPRGRVKKGDVMKAVVVRTAKDIRRPDGSVIRFDKNAAVLINNQKEPIGTRIFGPVPRELRARNHMKIISLAPEVL; encoded by the coding sequence ATGATTCAGATGCAGACTAACCTCGACGTGGCGGATAATTCCGGCGCTCGTCGTGTGATGTGCATCAAGGTTCTCGGCGGTTCCAAGCGGAAGTACGCCTCGGTCGGTGACATCATTGTCGTGTCGATCAAGGAGGCGATCCCGCGGGGTCGCGTGAAGAAGGGCGACGTCATGAAGGCGGTCGTCGTTCGCACAGCTAAGGATATTCGTCGTCCGGATGGCAGCGTCATCCGTTTCGACAAGAACGCGGCGGTTCTGATCAACAATCAGAAAGAGCCGATCGGGACCCGTATCTTCGGGCCGGTTCCGCGCGAGCTTCGCGCCAGGAACCATATGAAGATCATCTCGCTCGCTCCGGAGGTGCTGTGA
- the rplX gene encoding 50S ribosomal protein L24, whose protein sequence is MAAKIKKGDNVIVLTGKDKGKSGEVLRVIPTEDRAVVRGVNVARKHQKQTASEQGGIVAKELPIHLSNIALADKDGKPTRVGFKVTEDGRKQRVAKRSGDVIDG, encoded by the coding sequence ATGGCTGCCAAGATCAAGAAGGGCGATAACGTCATCGTCCTCACGGGTAAGGACAAGGGTAAGTCGGGCGAAGTGCTCCGCGTGATCCCGACCGAAGATCGCGCCGTCGTGCGCGGTGTCAACGTCGCACGCAAGCACCAGAAGCAGACGGCGAGCGAGCAGGGCGGCATCGTCGCCAAGGAGCTCCCGATTCATCTGTCGAACATCGCCCTGGCGGACAAGGACGGCAAGCCGACCCGCGTCGGCTTTAAAGTGACCGAAGACGGGCGCAAACAACGCGTCGCAAAGCGTTCGGGAGATGTGATCGATGGCTGA
- the rpsS gene encoding 30S ribosomal protein S19, whose product MARSIWKGPFVDGYLLRKAEKSRSSGRGEVIKIWSRRSTILPQFVGLTFGVYNGQKHVPVIVNEDMVGHKFGEFSPSRTYYGHTADKKAKRK is encoded by the coding sequence GTGGCTCGTTCTATCTGGAAAGGCCCGTTCGTCGACGGTTATCTCCTCCGCAAGGCTGAGAAGAGCCGCTCTTCGGGTCGTGGTGAGGTGATCAAGATCTGGAGCCGCCGCTCCACGATCCTGCCCCAGTTCGTGGGCTTGACCTTTGGCGTCTACAACGGCCAGAAGCATGTTCCGGTCATCGTCAACGAGGACATGGTCGGACACAAGTTCGGCGAGTTCTCGCCGAGCCGGACCTACTACGGTCACACGGCCGACAAGAAGGCGAAGAGGAAGTAA